In Deltaproteobacteria bacterium, the following proteins share a genomic window:
- a CDS encoding SDR family oxidoreductase: MGFSKADVALVTGASTGIGRAAALAFARGGARVVLADVQGEAGEQAVRQIRGEGGEARFIRADVAKASEVARLFGDTLEAYGRLDFAFNNAGIEGELASTVACTEENWDRTLAVNLKGVWLCMKHELAQMRAQGRGAIVNCASIAGLVGFRDLPAYVASKHGIVGLTRTAALEHARDGIRVNAVCPGAIRTAMVDRLIRQRPEMESALVAGEPVGRVGTPEEIANVVTWLCSSMASFVTGQAIAVDGGWVAQ, translated from the coding sequence ATGGGCTTTTCGAAGGCAGACGTCGCGCTCGTCACCGGCGCGAGCACCGGCATCGGGCGGGCAGCCGCGCTGGCCTTCGCGCGGGGGGGCGCGCGGGTGGTCCTCGCGGACGTGCAGGGCGAGGCTGGCGAGCAAGCAGTCCGACAGATTCGCGGCGAGGGGGGGGAGGCGCGCTTCATCCGGGCAGACGTCGCCAAGGCGAGCGAGGTGGCGAGGCTCTTCGGCGACACGCTCGAGGCGTACGGGAGGCTGGACTTCGCGTTCAACAACGCGGGCATCGAGGGAGAGCTTGCCTCCACGGTCGCGTGCACCGAGGAGAACTGGGACCGCACGCTGGCCGTGAATCTCAAGGGCGTGTGGCTGTGCATGAAGCACGAGCTCGCCCAGATGCGGGCTCAGGGGCGCGGGGCAATCGTGAACTGTGCGTCCATCGCGGGCCTGGTGGGCTTCAGGGACCTGCCCGCGTACGTCGCGAGCAAGCACGGCATCGTCGGCCTGACCCGGACCGCGGCACTCGAGCACGCCCGAGACGGCATCCGGGTGAACGCGGTCTGCCCAGGCGCGATTCGCACGGCGATGGTGGACCGCCTGATCCGACAGCGCCCGGAGATGGAGTCCGCGCTCGTGGCGGGTGAGCCCGTGGGCCGCGTGGGGACGCCCGAGGAGATCGCAAACGTGGTGACCTGGCTGTGCTCGAGCATGGCTTCCTTCGTGACCGGACAGGCGATCGCGGTCGACGGCGGCTGGGTGGCCCAATGA